The following proteins are encoded in a genomic region of Mycolicibacterium confluentis:
- a CDS encoding cytochrome P450: protein MSIDDVTTDDPRKQNRYHFDRHTPEYRLQFEKITEEMQSQCPMAWTDTYAGHWVAADSRHVFELARCPAVSNHHDISGETPFQGITIPKASRATVVRGGILEMDEPEHSAYRGALNPYLSPAAIKRWEPFVDEITRAALDEHIESGQIDFVEHLANVVPAVLTLAMMGIELKKWNVYSEPTHASVYTPEHSPDREKINEQHREMGLDLITNMMEIRETPRPGLVNALLQLRIDGEPAPDMEILGNLGLVIGGGFDTTTALTAHALEWLGEHPDERERLSRERDTLLNPATEEFLRFFTPAPGDGRTFAEDVEVEGQKFKKFERLWLSWAMANRDPSVFESPNEVILDRKGNRHFSFGIGVHRCVGSNVARTVFKSMVTAVFDRMPDYVCDPEGTVHYDSIGVIQGMRHLPATFTPGKKLGPGLDETLERLQQICVEQELARPITERKEAAVITW from the coding sequence GTGAGCATCGACGATGTCACGACCGACGACCCCCGCAAGCAGAACCGCTATCACTTCGATCGACACACCCCGGAGTACCGGCTGCAGTTCGAGAAGATCACCGAGGAGATGCAGTCCCAGTGCCCCATGGCGTGGACGGACACCTACGCCGGACACTGGGTCGCCGCCGACAGCAGGCATGTGTTCGAGTTGGCCCGCTGCCCCGCGGTGTCGAATCACCACGACATCTCCGGTGAAACGCCGTTCCAGGGCATCACGATCCCCAAGGCCAGCCGGGCGACCGTGGTCCGCGGCGGCATCCTCGAGATGGACGAGCCCGAGCACAGCGCCTACCGCGGCGCGCTGAACCCGTACCTGTCCCCCGCAGCGATCAAGCGCTGGGAACCCTTCGTCGACGAGATCACGCGTGCCGCACTCGATGAGCACATCGAGTCGGGACAGATCGACTTCGTCGAGCACCTCGCGAACGTGGTGCCCGCGGTGCTCACCCTGGCGATGATGGGCATCGAGCTCAAGAAGTGGAACGTCTACAGCGAGCCCACGCACGCGTCGGTGTACACCCCGGAGCACTCCCCCGACCGCGAGAAGATCAACGAACAGCACCGGGAGATGGGGCTCGACCTCATCACCAACATGATGGAGATCCGCGAGACACCGCGGCCCGGCCTGGTGAACGCACTGCTGCAGCTGCGGATCGACGGTGAGCCCGCTCCCGATATGGAGATCCTGGGCAACCTTGGCCTGGTCATCGGCGGCGGATTCGACACCACCACAGCGCTGACGGCGCATGCCCTGGAGTGGCTCGGCGAGCATCCCGACGAGCGGGAGCGACTGTCGCGTGAGCGCGACACCCTGCTCAACCCCGCCACCGAGGAGTTCCTGCGCTTCTTCACGCCCGCCCCCGGCGACGGCCGCACGTTCGCCGAGGACGTCGAGGTCGAAGGCCAGAAGTTCAAGAAGTTCGAGCGGCTGTGGCTGTCCTGGGCGATGGCGAATCGCGACCCCTCGGTGTTCGAGAGCCCCAACGAGGTCATCCTGGACCGTAAGGGCAACCGGCACTTCAGCTTCGGCATCGGCGTGCACCGCTGCGTCGGCTCCAATGTGGCACGGACCGTGTTCAAGTCGATGGTCACCGCGGTGTTCGACCGGATGCCCGACTACGTGTGCGATCCCGAGGGCACCGTGCACTACGACAGCATCGGCGTGATCCAGGGCATGCGGCATCTGCCGGCGACCTTCACCCCCGGTAAGAAGCTGGGCCCCGGCCTCGACGAGACGCTGGAGCGCCTGCAGCAGATCTGCGTCGAGCAGGAGTTGGCCCGGCCGATCACCGAACGCAAGGAGGCTGCCGTCATCACCTGGTGA
- a CDS encoding ferredoxin, which produces MKVWVDREKCQGHTLCSMIAPDSFELDDVDGHASAVNEIVPDDQQDAVREAAQSCPEQAIVIE; this is translated from the coding sequence ATGAAGGTCTGGGTTGACCGGGAGAAGTGCCAGGGCCACACCCTGTGCTCGATGATCGCCCCCGACTCGTTCGAACTCGACGACGTCGACGGGCACGCGTCGGCCGTCAACGAGATCGTTCCGGACGACCAGCAGGACGCCGTCCGCGAAGCCGCCCAGTCCTGTCCCGAACAGGCCATCGTCATCGAATGA
- a CDS encoding mycofactocin-coupled SDR family oxidoreductase — MGRVEGKVAFITGAARGQGRSHAVRLAEEGADIIAVDICENIDTIGYSLATPEDLEETARLVEKTGQGIVTAKADVREAGQLKTALEAGLAQFGKVDIVVAQAGVAAMKGQPAMQAWTDGINTNLVGTINAIQVALPHLQEGASIIATASAAALMDAHNKPNPGGDPGGMGYMVSKRLIAEYVHSLATELAVRGIRANVIHPTNCNTDMLQSEPMYRSFRPDLEKPTRADAEPVFGVQQAMKVNFIEPEDVSNAVLWLASEESRFVTGMQLRVDAGGYLKWYDYHV; from the coding sequence GTGGGACGCGTTGAAGGCAAGGTCGCATTCATCACCGGAGCCGCGCGCGGCCAGGGTCGCAGCCACGCGGTGCGGCTTGCCGAGGAGGGCGCCGACATCATCGCCGTCGACATCTGCGAGAACATCGACACCATCGGCTACTCGCTGGCCACGCCCGAGGATCTCGAGGAGACCGCGCGCCTGGTGGAGAAGACCGGCCAGGGCATCGTGACGGCCAAGGCCGACGTCCGGGAGGCCGGCCAGCTCAAGACCGCCCTGGAGGCGGGCCTCGCCCAGTTCGGCAAGGTCGACATCGTCGTCGCGCAGGCGGGCGTCGCCGCCATGAAGGGCCAGCCCGCGATGCAGGCCTGGACCGACGGCATCAACACCAACCTGGTCGGCACCATCAACGCCATCCAGGTCGCACTCCCCCACCTTCAGGAGGGTGCCTCGATCATCGCGACGGCGTCGGCGGCCGCGCTCATGGATGCGCACAACAAGCCCAACCCCGGGGGCGATCCCGGCGGCATGGGGTACATGGTCTCCAAGCGGCTCATCGCCGAGTACGTGCACAGCCTGGCCACCGAACTCGCGGTCCGCGGGATCCGCGCCAACGTCATCCATCCCACGAACTGCAACACCGACATGCTGCAGAGCGAGCCGATGTACCGCTCGTTCCGCCCGGACCTGGAGAAGCCCACGCGCGCCGACGCCGAGCCCGTCTTCGGTGTGCAGCAGGCCATGAAGGTCAACTTCATCGAACCCGAGGATGTCAGCAACGCGGTGCTGTGGCTGGCCTCGGAGGAGTCCCGCTTCGTAACCGGCATGCAGTTGCGTGTCGACGCGGGCGGCTACCTCAAGTGGTACGACTACCACGTCTGA